A window of Leclercia adecarboxylata contains these coding sequences:
- a CDS encoding glycosyltransferase family 39 protein: protein MKKQKLSVVVIVIFLCLFYLMLAVGYSQSYSPGFFPDGFAHMGYIIDVIKNGFPDYNAGLIYASTKFNYLNHPALYYVIVGELTKILHMQDVFAYVGRYVNMFISLLIIALTCRMLYQTTGSSLATFLGGTFLLVIPMFVLLGSAVTNDQINMLGCTLVIYGLVGLIEIDNDRKPSTAFIISICAGGLIASLSKATGSLAIICMMFCVASLNFARVIKIVKNLSVKQGIVIILSVAVVVIYFISVHRTYGGFYPAPQGTPATWFFVENPTATRLALADFVGNFLNGNLVTLTIPYGHIYIADSEIRIFVVKTILTMLAVMFGYVLIKRPSRHGSYFTVTCSLIVAFFIFFIIYFFTIRDMHLKTGYTGAMQARYFFGFLPACSLVIAKVIAYLRNKVVKTIISLVMITGLFTATYPATVKILDLRTWHSEIVEQPLFNTSYGYLIPGRYFEQTIIAETDTLKGVELMLATFARQNHGPLTLTLLDQSGKKVANEVINMETLEDNAYAWFDFNQVKIIKKQKYTLRLTCAECTSDNAITWWALKPEYEASVFLLNRFGPGAVDRYPKGEAYVDGVKMGGAFSFRLYFQ from the coding sequence ATGAAAAAACAAAAACTCAGTGTTGTTGTTATCGTTATTTTTCTTTGCTTGTTTTATCTGATGCTGGCAGTAGGTTATTCTCAATCCTATAGCCCTGGATTCTTCCCTGACGGGTTTGCTCATATGGGATATATTATTGATGTTATCAAAAATGGTTTTCCGGACTACAATGCAGGTTTGATTTACGCGAGTACTAAATTTAATTATCTGAATCATCCAGCATTATATTACGTTATTGTAGGCGAGTTAACCAAGATATTACATATGCAGGATGTATTTGCATATGTAGGCCGATATGTAAACATGTTTATCTCTCTTCTTATCATTGCGCTCACATGTCGGATGTTATACCAGACCACAGGGTCCAGTCTTGCTACCTTTTTGGGTGGCACTTTCTTATTAGTTATTCCAATGTTTGTACTTTTAGGTAGCGCAGTCACTAACGATCAGATAAATATGCTCGGTTGTACTTTAGTAATCTATGGCCTGGTAGGGTTGATAGAGATTGATAACGATAGAAAACCATCAACGGCCTTTATTATTTCCATTTGCGCAGGCGGGCTTATTGCTTCACTCAGTAAAGCCACGGGTTCACTGGCGATAATCTGCATGATGTTCTGCGTTGCGAGCCTTAATTTTGCCAGAGTAATAAAAATTGTTAAGAATTTATCTGTAAAACAAGGGATAGTTATAATTTTATCAGTTGCGGTCGTAGTTATCTATTTTATTAGCGTACATAGAACATATGGGGGATTTTATCCTGCCCCGCAGGGCACGCCTGCAACATGGTTTTTCGTTGAAAACCCGACTGCAACAAGATTGGCCCTGGCTGATTTTGTTGGTAACTTTCTCAACGGCAATCTGGTCACCCTGACTATCCCCTATGGGCATATTTATATTGCTGACAGTGAAATTAGAATATTCGTCGTTAAAACAATTTTGACTATGTTGGCGGTGATGTTTGGATATGTATTAATTAAAAGGCCATCCAGGCATGGATCTTATTTCACTGTCACATGCTCGTTGATCGTGGCATTTTTTATTTTCTTTATTATATACTTCTTTACTATCAGAGACATGCATTTAAAAACGGGCTATACAGGTGCAATGCAGGCCAGATATTTCTTTGGATTTTTACCCGCATGTTCTTTAGTAATAGCAAAGGTGATTGCGTACCTGAGAAATAAGGTTGTAAAAACCATCATTTCTCTGGTGATGATAACAGGTCTATTCACAGCGACTTACCCTGCGACAGTAAAAATTTTAGATCTCAGAACGTGGCACTCCGAGATTGTTGAACAACCTCTGTTTAATACCAGTTACGGGTATCTCATCCCAGGTCGTTACTTTGAACAGACCATTATCGCCGAAACGGATACCCTCAAAGGGGTTGAATTGATGCTGGCTACCTTTGCACGACAAAATCATGGCCCCTTAACGCTGACGTTACTGGATCAGTCAGGAAAGAAGGTAGCCAATGAGGTTATCAATATGGAAACTCTTGAAGACAATGCTTACGCATGGTTTGATTTTAACCAGGTGAAAATTATTAAAAAACAGAAATATACATTGCGTCTCACATGTGCTGAGTGTACGTCAGATAATGCCATCACCTGGTGGGCCTTGAAGCCGGAATATGAAGCCTCAGTCTTTTTATTAAACAGATTTGGACCCGGTGCTGTAGACAGATATCCGAAAGGAGAAGCCTATGTGGATGGTGTCAAAATGGGTGGAGCGTTTTCCTTCCGACTGTACTTTCAATAA
- the pth gene encoding aminoacyl-tRNA hydrolase — protein sequence MTIKLIVGLANPGAEYAATRHNAGAWYVDLLAERLRAPLREEPKFYGFTSRINLAGADVRLLVPTTFMNLSGKAVAAMATFYRINPDEILVAHDELDLPPGVAKFKLGGGHGGHNGLKDIISKLGNNPNFHRLRVGIGHPGDKNKVVGFVLGKPPVSEQKLIDEAVDEAARCTEIWLQDGLTKATNRLHAFKAQ from the coding sequence GTGACGATTAAACTGATAGTCGGCCTGGCCAACCCCGGCGCGGAATATGCGGCTACCCGCCATAATGCTGGCGCATGGTATGTAGATCTGCTGGCCGAGCGGTTGCGCGCTCCCCTGCGTGAAGAACCTAAATTTTACGGGTTTACCTCACGCATTAACCTGGCCGGAGCCGATGTGCGTCTGCTGGTGCCGACCACGTTTATGAATTTAAGCGGTAAAGCCGTTGCCGCTATGGCGACTTTTTATCGCATTAACCCGGATGAAATTCTGGTGGCGCACGACGAACTGGATCTGCCGCCGGGCGTGGCAAAATTCAAACTGGGCGGCGGCCACGGCGGGCATAATGGCCTGAAAGACATCATCAGCAAACTGGGCAATAACCCCAACTTCCACCGCTTACGCGTGGGGATCGGCCATCCGGGGGATAAAAACAAAGTTGTCGGTTTTGTCCTCGGTAAGCCACCGGTTTCCGAGCAGAAACTGATCGACGAGGCGGTAGACGAAGCGGCGCGTTGCACTGAAATCTGGCTGCAGGATGGGTTAACCAAAGCCACTAACCGTCTGCACGCTTTCAAAGCGCAATAA
- the ychH gene encoding stress-induced protein YchH, with amino-acid sequence MKRKNASLLGNMLMGLGLVVMVVGVGYSILNQLPQLDLPQYFAHGAVLSIFLGAVLWLAGARVSGHEQVCDKYWWVRHYDKRCRRDQHKHS; translated from the coding sequence ATGAAACGCAAAAACGCTTCGCTACTCGGTAACATGTTGATGGGGTTGGGATTAGTCGTCATGGTTGTCGGCGTCGGTTATTCCATTTTAAACCAGCTCCCGCAACTTGACCTGCCGCAATACTTCGCGCATGGCGCGGTGCTGAGCATCTTCCTGGGTGCAGTGCTGTGGCTGGCGGGGGCTCGCGTCAGCGGCCACGAACAGGTTTGCGACAAATACTGGTGGGTGCGCCATTACGATAAACGCTGCCGTCGCGATCAGCATAAGCACAGTTAA
- the ychF gene encoding redox-regulated ATPase YchF has translation MGFKCGIVGLPNVGKSTLFNALTKAGIEAANFPFCTIEPNTGVVPMPDPRLDQLAEIVKPQRILPTTMEFVDIAGLVKGASKGEGLGNQFLTNIRETEAIGHVVRCFENDNIIHVNNKVDPADDIDVINTELALSDLDTCERALHRVQKKAKGGDKDAKAEQAALEKCLPQLENAGMLRALKNLTDEDKAAIKYLSFLTLKPTMYIANVNEDGFENNPYLDKVREIAAAEGSVVVAVCAAVESDIAELDDADREEFMAELGLEEPGLNRVIRAGYELLNLQTYFTAGVKEVRAWTIPVGATAPQAAGKIHTDFEKGFIRAQTIAFEDFIAYKGEQGAKEAGKMRAEGKDYIVKDGDVMNFLFNV, from the coding sequence ATGGGATTCAAATGCGGTATCGTTGGTCTGCCTAACGTTGGCAAATCCACCCTGTTTAACGCGCTGACTAAAGCGGGCATCGAGGCGGCGAACTTCCCGTTCTGTACCATCGAGCCAAACACCGGTGTCGTACCCATGCCCGATCCGCGTCTGGATCAGCTCGCGGAGATCGTAAAACCGCAGCGTATTCTGCCGACCACCATGGAGTTCGTGGACATCGCAGGTCTGGTAAAAGGTGCCTCCAAGGGCGAAGGTCTGGGTAACCAGTTCCTGACCAACATCCGTGAAACCGAAGCAATCGGCCATGTTGTGCGCTGCTTCGAGAACGACAACATCATCCACGTGAACAACAAAGTGGATCCGGCTGACGACATCGACGTCATCAACACCGAGCTGGCGCTTTCTGATCTCGACACCTGCGAGCGCGCCCTGCACCGCGTGCAGAAGAAAGCCAAAGGTGGTGATAAAGACGCAAAAGCGGAACAGGCTGCGCTGGAAAAATGTCTGCCACAGCTCGAAAACGCAGGCATGCTGCGCGCGCTGAAAAACCTGACCGACGAAGATAAAGCGGCGATCAAATACCTGAGCTTCCTGACCCTGAAGCCAACCATGTATATCGCTAACGTCAACGAAGACGGTTTTGAAAACAACCCATACCTGGACAAAGTGCGCGAAATCGCGGCGGCGGAAGGTTCTGTCGTTGTGGCCGTGTGTGCGGCTGTCGAGTCTGATATCGCCGAGCTGGACGATGCCGACCGTGAAGAGTTCATGGCCGAGCTGGGTCTGGAAGAGCCAGGTCTGAACCGCGTGATCCGCGCCGGTTATGAGCTGTTAAACCTGCAGACCTACTTCACCGCGGGCGTGAAAGAAGTGCGCGCATGGACCATCCCTGTCGGCGCCACTGCTCCGCAGGCGGCGGGTAAGATCCACACCGACTTTGAGAAGGGCTTTATCCGTGCCCAGACCATCGCGTTTGAAGACTTTATTGCTTATAAAGGCGAACAAGGCGCGAAAGAAGCCGGCAAGATGCGTGCGGAAGGTAAAGACTACATCGTTAAAGATGGCGATGTGATGAACTTCCTGTTTAACGTTTAA
- a CDS encoding rhodanese-like domain-containing protein, giving the protein MSYVTDYPAAPAETAVNHFLQRLSVETDCDDVHTAFKEGDIDFVLLHVVGSPEAFARRHIPGALHLRHRDMTEQRMAEWPADTLFVVYCAGPHCNGADRAALKLAQMGRPVKIMIGGMTGWADEGFAFNPQ; this is encoded by the coding sequence ATGAGCTATGTGACTGATTATCCTGCTGCGCCAGCAGAAACAGCGGTGAACCATTTTTTACAGCGCCTGAGTGTGGAAACGGACTGCGATGATGTCCACACCGCATTCAAGGAGGGCGATATCGATTTTGTCCTGTTGCACGTGGTGGGAAGCCCGGAGGCGTTTGCCCGTCGCCATATTCCGGGTGCGCTACACCTGCGCCACCGGGATATGACCGAGCAAAGAATGGCGGAGTGGCCTGCCGACACCCTGTTCGTGGTGTATTGTGCCGGGCCACACTGCAACGGCGCCGACAGAGCCGCGCTGAAGCTGGCGCAGATGGGCCGTCCGGTAAAAATTATGATTGGCGGCATGACCGGATGGGCCGACGAAGGCTTTGCTTTTAACCCTCAGTAA
- a CDS encoding glycosyltransferase family 2 protein: MKLIIQIPCFNEAETLAIALKALPRQIAGFDTVEWLIVDDGSTDDTVNVARQNGVDHIVKHAGNKGLAKAFMTGLDACLNLNADVIVNTDADNQYSADDIPLLVAPILEHRAEMVIGERPISTIEHFSPIKKYLQKIGSWVVRVASNTTIPDAPSGFRAMSRETAQKLMVFNDYTYTLETIIQAGQKNITITSVSVRVNDDLRPSRLVKSVSSYIKRSIITIVRIFIIYRPFRFFGTIGIVLFSAGFLLGVRFLYKYLTGDGNGYVQSLILASILMGMGFQTILVAFVTDLLSANRKLLEDLRFKVAQLESGPTTHANNKDQK, translated from the coding sequence ATGAAATTAATCATACAAATCCCCTGCTTTAATGAAGCTGAAACTCTTGCAATTGCTTTGAAAGCCCTACCCAGACAGATTGCTGGTTTTGATACGGTGGAATGGCTGATTGTTGATGACGGCAGTACCGACGACACTGTTAACGTGGCCAGACAAAACGGCGTTGATCATATTGTTAAGCATGCAGGTAATAAAGGCCTTGCTAAAGCTTTTATGACAGGCCTGGATGCATGTCTGAATTTGAATGCTGATGTCATTGTGAATACGGATGCTGATAACCAATACAGTGCTGATGACATACCGCTGCTTGTGGCGCCTATACTCGAGCATCGCGCAGAAATGGTCATCGGTGAACGACCCATTTCCACTATTGAACACTTTTCACCCATAAAAAAATACCTCCAGAAAATCGGAAGCTGGGTGGTACGTGTGGCAAGTAATACCACTATTCCCGATGCGCCGAGCGGTTTCAGGGCTATGTCGCGTGAAACTGCGCAAAAATTAATGGTATTCAATGACTATACTTATACATTAGAAACCATTATTCAGGCCGGACAAAAAAATATTACCATTACCTCAGTATCAGTTCGTGTCAACGACGACTTACGGCCTTCGCGTCTGGTAAAAAGTGTTTCTTCCTATATCAAAAGAAGTATTATTACTATTGTCCGGATTTTTATTATTTATCGCCCATTCCGCTTTTTTGGCACGATAGGCATCGTACTTTTTTCTGCCGGATTTTTATTAGGCGTTCGTTTCCTCTATAAATACCTTACCGGCGACGGTAATGGTTATGTTCAGTCATTAATCCTGGCATCGATACTAATGGGTATGGGTTTTCAGACCATTCTGGTTGCTTTTGTTACGGATCTTTTATCCGCTAACAGAAAGCTTCTGGAAGATCTGCGTTTTAAGGTCGCTCAACTCGAGTCCGGCCCAACTACTCACGCTAATAATAAAGATCAAAAATAG
- a CDS encoding class I SAM-dependent methyltransferase, translated as MGFKVSGGKSEDGVVFGNAFDKYGSKNPIVKWMMKGFDSSLENFVSRANPKTIHEVGCGEGFWVNKWNAQGLQAVGSDFSHDVISIARENAASAGLMADVFNAKSIYNLKPESDSADLVVCCEVMEHLEDPDQAMKVLQSLVKHYLIVSVPREPVWCALNMARGKYLKKFGNTPGHIQHWSKNAFINFTGQYFKVLEVSSPFPWTMLLCVPYDKE; from the coding sequence ATGGGTTTTAAAGTATCGGGCGGAAAATCAGAAGACGGGGTAGTTTTCGGAAACGCTTTTGATAAGTACGGATCTAAAAATCCCATTGTAAAATGGATGATGAAGGGATTTGACTCCTCTCTCGAGAACTTTGTGAGCCGAGCTAATCCAAAGACTATTCATGAGGTTGGCTGCGGGGAAGGTTTTTGGGTCAACAAGTGGAACGCGCAGGGATTACAGGCGGTTGGCAGTGATTTTTCTCATGATGTTATCTCTATAGCGCGAGAAAATGCGGCAAGTGCGGGTCTTATGGCTGATGTATTCAACGCTAAAAGTATCTACAATCTCAAACCTGAAAGTGATAGTGCGGATCTCGTCGTATGCTGTGAAGTGATGGAACATCTGGAGGATCCAGACCAGGCGATGAAAGTCTTGCAGAGTCTGGTTAAACATTATCTTATCGTTAGCGTTCCACGTGAACCTGTGTGGTGCGCGCTGAATATGGCTCGCGGTAAGTATTTGAAAAAATTCGGTAACACGCCCGGACATATTCAGCACTGGTCAAAAAATGCTTTTATCAATTTTACCGGCCAGTATTTCAAGGTACTTGAAGTTTCCTCTCCTTTCCCCTGGACTATGTTGCTGTGCGTGCCGTATGACAAAGAGTAA
- the dauA gene encoding C4-dicarboxylic acid transporter DauA, with amino-acid sequence MKNASSHVLPFRALIDACWKEKYTLSRFTRDLIAGITVGIIAIPLAMALAIGSGVAPQYGLYTAAVAGIVIALSGGSRFSVSGPTAAFVVILYPVSQQFGLAGLLVATLMSGVFLILFGLARFGRLIEYIPLSVTLGFTSGIGITIGTMQIKDFLGLQMAHVPEHYLQKVGALVMALPTTNPGDAAIGVVTLGTLILWPRLGIRLPGHLPALLLGCAVMGVVNLLGGHVATIGSQFHYVLADGSQGNGIPQLLPQLVLPWDMPGSSFTLSWDALRALLPAAFSMAMLGAIESLLCAVVLDGMTGTKHKANSELVGQGLGNIIAPFFGGITATAAIARSAANVRAGSTSPVSAVIHSLLVILALLVLAPLLSWLPLSAMAALLLMVAWNMSEAHKVVNLLRRAPKDDIIVMLICMSLTVLFDMVIAISVGIVLASLLFMRRIARMTRLASVNVTVPDDVLVLRVIGPLFFAAAEGLFSELESRLAGKRILVLKWDAVPVLDAGGLDAFQRFVQRLPEGCELRVTNLEFQPLRTMARAGVQPIAGRLAFYPNREAALADL; translated from the coding sequence GTGAAAAACGCTTCCTCTCATGTTCTTCCCTTCCGCGCCCTCATCGACGCCTGCTGGAAAGAGAAATACACCCTGTCGCGGTTTACCCGTGACCTGATTGCCGGGATTACGGTGGGTATTATTGCCATCCCGCTGGCGATGGCGCTGGCTATTGGCAGCGGCGTGGCGCCGCAGTATGGCCTGTACACTGCCGCCGTCGCCGGGATTGTGATTGCCCTGAGCGGCGGGTCTCGCTTTAGCGTCTCCGGGCCCACCGCGGCCTTCGTGGTGATCCTCTATCCGGTTTCTCAGCAGTTCGGGCTTGCCGGATTGCTGGTGGCGACCCTGATGTCCGGGGTATTTTTGATTCTGTTCGGCCTGGCGCGCTTTGGCAGGCTGATTGAGTACATCCCGCTTTCCGTCACCCTGGGCTTCACCTCCGGGATCGGTATTACCATCGGGACCATGCAGATTAAGGATTTTCTTGGCCTGCAGATGGCCCATGTACCGGAACACTACCTGCAAAAAGTGGGGGCGCTGGTGATGGCGCTGCCGACCACCAACCCCGGCGATGCCGCGATCGGCGTGGTGACGCTGGGCACGCTGATCCTCTGGCCGCGACTGGGCATCCGCCTGCCGGGGCACCTGCCCGCCCTGCTGCTGGGCTGTGCGGTGATGGGGGTGGTGAACCTGCTGGGGGGCCATGTCGCGACGATTGGTTCACAGTTCCACTATGTGCTGGCCGATGGTTCACAGGGTAACGGTATCCCGCAGCTTCTGCCCCAGCTGGTACTGCCGTGGGACATGCCCGGCTCAAGCTTTACCCTAAGCTGGGACGCCCTTCGCGCCCTGCTGCCTGCCGCGTTTTCCATGGCGATGCTGGGGGCGATTGAGTCGCTGCTTTGCGCCGTGGTGCTGGACGGCATGACCGGCACCAAACATAAAGCCAACAGCGAACTGGTGGGTCAGGGGCTGGGCAACATCATCGCCCCGTTCTTCGGCGGGATCACCGCCACGGCGGCCATTGCCCGTTCAGCAGCGAACGTTCGCGCCGGGTCAACCTCACCGGTTTCGGCGGTGATCCACTCCCTGCTGGTGATCCTCGCCCTGCTGGTGCTGGCGCCGCTGCTCTCCTGGCTGCCGCTCTCGGCCATGGCCGCCCTGCTGCTGATGGTGGCGTGGAACATGAGCGAGGCGCATAAAGTGGTGAACCTGCTGCGCCGCGCGCCGAAGGACGACATCATCGTGATGCTGATCTGCATGTCGCTGACCGTGCTGTTTGATATGGTCATTGCGATAAGCGTTGGCATTGTGCTGGCCTCCCTGCTGTTTATGCGCCGTATCGCCCGTATGACCCGTCTGGCCTCGGTGAACGTCACGGTGCCGGATGACGTGCTGGTGCTGCGGGTTATCGGTCCGCTGTTCTTTGCCGCTGCCGAAGGTCTGTTCAGCGAACTGGAGTCGCGCCTGGCGGGGAAACGGATCCTGGTGCTGAAGTGGGACGCGGTACCAGTGCTGGATGCTGGCGGGCTGGACGCCTTCCAGCGTTTTGTGCAACGCTTGCCGGAAGGCTGTGAACTGCGGGTGACCAATCTCGAATTCCAGCCCCTGCGCACGATGGCGCGCGCAGGAGTGCAACCCATTGCGGGTCGTCTGGCGTTCTATCCGAACCGCGAGGCGGCGTTAGCGGATCTGTGA
- the ftrA gene encoding transcriptional regulator FtrA: protein MNNPLVVVLAYDGLCTFEFGIAVEIFALARPEMGDDWYRFAVAGVDSGELRATGGFRLVVDGGLELLSEAGTIIVPGWRGADVPVPGALCEQLVAAHRRGARILSICSGVFVLAAAGLLDNRQATTHWRYTDLLQQRYPAIQVTPDVLYIDNGDVLTSAGSAAGIDLCLHLVRRDYGSVAANRVARRLVVSPHRDGGQAQFIQQAVPVAYEGHRLGALFDHLLANLAAPHSVGSLAKFVGMSPRTFLRRFAATTGKTPAQWLLNARLSRSQDLLENSQLSIERIAEEVGFGSVATMRHHFRNQLSTTPLAYRRGFAASGD from the coding sequence ATGAATAACCCTCTTGTCGTTGTGCTGGCCTATGACGGACTCTGTACCTTTGAATTTGGTATTGCCGTTGAAATTTTTGCCCTTGCCCGTCCCGAGATGGGCGACGACTGGTATCGCTTTGCGGTGGCGGGTGTTGATTCGGGAGAGCTGCGCGCAACGGGCGGTTTCAGGCTGGTGGTGGATGGTGGGCTGGAACTGCTGAGTGAGGCGGGAACCATTATCGTACCCGGCTGGCGGGGGGCGGATGTCCCGGTTCCCGGCGCGCTGTGCGAGCAGCTTGTCGCGGCGCATCGTCGTGGCGCGAGGATCCTGTCGATCTGTTCCGGCGTGTTTGTGCTCGCCGCCGCAGGATTACTTGATAACCGCCAGGCCACCACCCACTGGCGTTACACCGATTTATTGCAGCAGCGCTACCCGGCCATTCAGGTGACCCCTGACGTGCTGTATATCGATAACGGCGATGTGCTGACGTCCGCCGGCAGCGCGGCAGGTATCGATCTTTGCCTGCACCTGGTGCGCCGGGATTATGGCAGCGTAGCGGCGAACCGCGTGGCGCGTCGGCTGGTGGTGTCGCCGCATCGCGACGGCGGCCAGGCCCAGTTTATCCAGCAGGCGGTGCCCGTTGCCTATGAGGGGCACCGTCTGGGCGCGCTGTTCGATCATCTGCTGGCAAACCTTGCCGCCCCGCACAGCGTCGGGTCGCTGGCGAAATTTGTCGGCATGAGCCCGAGAACCTTTTTGCGCCGCTTTGCCGCGACAACCGGTAAAACCCCCGCCCAGTGGCTGCTCAATGCCCGCCTGAGCCGCAGCCAGGACTTGCTGGAAAACAGCCAGCTGTCGATTGAGCGTATCGCGGAAGAGGTGGGGTTTGGCAGCGTGGCGACGATGCGCCATCATTTCAGGAATCAGCTGTCGACGACGCCTTTGGCGTACCGGAGGGGGTTTGCTGCGTCAGGGGACTAA
- a CDS encoding MerR family transcriptional regulator — protein sequence MLIQVGQLAKRAGITVRTLHHYEQTGLLLPSARSAAGYRLYTLADVQRLHRIQVLAKAGLELAEIKQILDRDPRSMVDVLSGQIALLDKQLRGIQTLRDQLMGLRGAMAAGAEPDLESWLQTLELMTMYDRWFSKEELQVLPFAQQSDALDGIWAGLVAEVQSLLVEKVDVADPRATDLATRWMTQLEQDTASNPAFLTRLNEMHSVEPQMREQTGINAEILDYITRAFAESKLAIWARYLTPEEMAFTRAHYFDRMMEWPALVAKLHQASREGLNAETPQAQQLAENWLALFQSYAGTDPVTQQKFRLAMQQEPHLMKGTWMTPAVLEWLQQAIGIMMQRRMSQIR from the coding sequence ATGTTAATCCAGGTTGGCCAGCTGGCGAAGAGAGCGGGGATCACCGTTCGTACGTTACACCATTATGAGCAAACCGGATTGCTGCTTCCCTCCGCCAGAAGTGCGGCAGGTTACCGACTTTATACCCTCGCGGACGTACAGCGGCTGCACCGAATCCAGGTGCTGGCCAAAGCGGGGCTGGAACTTGCCGAAATCAAACAGATTCTCGATCGGGATCCCCGCTCCATGGTGGATGTGCTGAGTGGGCAAATCGCCCTGCTGGATAAACAGCTGCGTGGCATACAGACGCTGCGGGACCAGCTGATGGGATTGCGGGGCGCGATGGCCGCAGGTGCCGAGCCCGATCTGGAATCCTGGTTACAGACGCTGGAGTTAATGACGATGTACGATCGCTGGTTCAGTAAAGAAGAGTTACAGGTATTACCCTTTGCGCAGCAGAGCGACGCCCTGGACGGGATCTGGGCAGGGCTGGTGGCAGAGGTGCAGAGCCTGCTGGTGGAAAAGGTGGACGTTGCCGACCCGCGCGCTACCGATCTGGCAACGCGCTGGATGACGCAGCTTGAGCAGGATACCGCGAGCAATCCGGCATTCCTGACCCGGTTGAATGAAATGCACAGCGTGGAGCCGCAAATGCGCGAGCAGACGGGGATCAACGCTGAAATCCTTGATTACATCACCCGGGCGTTTGCCGAGAGCAAGCTGGCAATCTGGGCGCGCTACCTGACGCCAGAAGAGATGGCGTTCACCCGCGCGCACTATTTTGATCGCATGATGGAGTGGCCTGCCCTGGTGGCAAAGCTGCATCAGGCGAGCCGGGAAGGGCTGAACGCAGAGACTCCACAAGCGCAGCAACTGGCGGAGAACTGGCTGGCGTTGTTCCAGTCCTATGCCGGGACTGACCCCGTTACCCAGCAAAAATTCCGCCTGGCCATGCAGCAGGAGCCGCATCTGATGAAGGGGACCTGGATGACGCCTGCGGTGCTTGAGTGGCTCCAGCAGGCGATCGGGATCATGATGCAGCGGAGGATGTCACAGATCCGCTAA